A genomic window from Leptospira andrefontaineae includes:
- a CDS encoding cereblon family protein produces MPEIFQDPKKIEYRIENENWKLCTSCGEKITKEEWKTSVDGAYIHNFINPLGIEFRILTFSQAIGITWQKDSYQEHTWFPGFAWRIGSCSTCGSHLGWNFESAVGSSSFLGLILGRITS; encoded by the coding sequence ATGCCTGAAATTTTCCAGGATCCAAAAAAAATCGAATATAGAATCGAAAACGAAAATTGGAAGTTATGCACTTCCTGTGGAGAAAAGATCACAAAAGAAGAATGGAAAACTTCTGTGGATGGAGCATACATTCACAATTTTATCAATCCTCTTGGAATTGAATTCAGAATTCTTACATTCTCTCAAGCAATCGGAATTACTTGGCAAAAAGATTCTTACCAAGAACATACTTGGTTTCCAGGTTTTGCTTGGAGAATAGGTAGCTGCTCTACTTGTGGATCTCATTTGGGTTGGAATTTTGAATCCGCTGTAGGCTCGAGTTCATTTTTAGGATTAATCTTAGGAAGAATTACTTCTTAA
- a CDS encoding DUF5329 domain-containing protein, giving the protein MKKISTILLFTFLILSSDFVFGAEPEDEIKALVSSLDSCKGCVFIRNGSEHKLDEAKAHLLRKYDAAKSKISSTEDFIKGLASKSSITGTAYKIKFPDGKEVESEKWMTDKLNELRNPPPAAKPKKKK; this is encoded by the coding sequence ATGAAAAAAATCTCGACCATTCTTTTATTCACTTTTTTAATTTTGAGTTCCGACTTTGTTTTCGGAGCAGAGCCCGAAGACGAGATCAAAGCTTTGGTTTCTTCCTTAGATTCTTGCAAGGGTTGCGTTTTTATACGGAATGGTTCGGAACATAAACTGGATGAGGCAAAGGCACACCTACTTAGAAAGTATGATGCGGCTAAAAGTAAAATAAGCAGCACGGAAGATTTTATCAAAGGATTAGCAAGCAAGTCCTCAATCACAGGAACGGCATACAAGATCAAATTTCCTGACGGAAAGGAAGTAGAGTCCGAAAAATGGATGACTGACAAATTGAATGAACTACGCAATCCTCCGCCGGCAGCTAAACCAAAAAAGAAAAAATAA
- a CDS encoding glycosyltransferase family 4 protein encodes MLPSTYISSYPKAGPFRILVVTETFPPEINGVAKTLHRMLGDLLQRGHEIILVRPKQGYNDYATASNNYREVLVRGAKIPLYEDLRFGFPEKYLLRRLIELEKPDIVHVVTEGPLGWSAVRAARHVGIPIISDFRTNFHAYAKYYKFGFAGKLVHNYLKGLHNRTQMTLVPTAQIREQLTEQGYTNVQVVSRGIDSDLFHPARRNSKLKTEWGLKPSELGVLYVGRLAPEKNLDLLIRTFRRLQSRVPNAKLILVGDGPSKEKLQRENPDFIFRGMRKGKELAEHYATGDLFLFPSLTETFGNVIVEAMASGLPIVAYNYAAANQHLKHGKSALLCGFDKEEEFIEQSCLLAENKKLAAKLGLAARKIAASCTWEDVTDSLEMTYSKLSLSKKKAARSKKAIKLKVQMARG; translated from the coding sequence ATGCTTCCATCGACATATATCAGTTCTTATCCTAAAGCAGGTCCCTTTCGAATTTTAGTGGTGACCGAAACATTTCCTCCTGAGATCAACGGAGTCGCCAAGACACTTCACAGAATGTTAGGGGATCTTTTACAAAGAGGTCACGAGATCATTCTGGTCCGTCCAAAACAAGGCTATAATGATTATGCAACAGCGAGCAATAACTACAGAGAAGTACTTGTAAGAGGTGCAAAAATCCCTTTATACGAAGACCTAAGATTCGGATTTCCTGAAAAATACCTTCTCCGCAGATTAATCGAATTAGAAAAACCTGATATAGTGCACGTGGTCACTGAAGGGCCGCTCGGCTGGTCGGCAGTCAGGGCAGCTAGACATGTTGGAATTCCGATCATCAGCGATTTTAGAACGAATTTCCATGCATACGCGAAATACTATAAGTTCGGATTTGCAGGAAAATTGGTCCATAATTACCTAAAAGGTCTTCATAACAGAACACAGATGACATTGGTCCCAACTGCTCAGATCAGAGAACAGTTAACAGAGCAAGGATATACGAATGTGCAAGTGGTTTCAAGAGGGATCGATTCCGATCTATTTCATCCTGCTCGTAGGAATTCCAAATTAAAAACAGAATGGGGATTAAAACCTTCTGAACTTGGAGTTCTTTACGTAGGAAGATTAGCTCCGGAAAAAAATCTAGATCTATTAATAAGAACATTCCGCAGACTCCAATCCAGAGTCCCAAATGCAAAATTGATCTTAGTGGGAGACGGACCTTCCAAAGAAAAACTACAAAGGGAAAATCCTGATTTTATATTCAGAGGAATGAGAAAAGGAAAAGAACTGGCAGAACATTATGCCACTGGAGATCTATTTCTATTCCCAAGCCTAACAGAAACTTTCGGAAATGTAATCGTAGAAGCAATGGCATCCGGCCTTCCAATCGTAGCTTATAACTATGCAGCTGCTAACCAACATCTCAAACATGGTAAGTCTGCCCTACTCTGTGGTTTCGACAAAGAAGAAGAATTTATAGAACAATCCTGTCTCTTAGCAGAAAATAAAAAATTAGCCGCAAAACTTGGTCTTGCCGCAAGAAAGATCGCAGCTTCCTGCACCTGGGAAGATGTTACTGATTCTTTGGAAATGACTTACTCCAAACTTTCTCTTTCTAAGAAAAAGGCCGCAAGGTCCAAGAAGGCAATCAAATTGAAAGTACAGATGGCGAGGGGATAG
- a CDS encoding winged helix-turn-helix transcriptional regulator, with amino-acid sequence MLEGKKRSDCPISCSLDIWGDKWSLLIIRDLMFNKKRTYGDFLKSDEGIATNILASRLQSLEENGLIEKSEHPDSKAKILYKLTQKGIDLLPVFIEIYMWAEKYFDIPKEIKAALKDVKKDKESFVRSMAKELRK; translated from the coding sequence ATGTTAGAGGGAAAAAAAAGATCGGATTGTCCGATTAGCTGCTCCCTGGATATCTGGGGCGACAAATGGTCGCTTCTCATAATCAGGGATCTTATGTTTAACAAAAAGAGGACTTATGGGGATTTCCTAAAGTCGGATGAAGGGATTGCTACAAATATACTAGCATCCAGACTTCAGTCCTTGGAAGAAAACGGCCTGATCGAAAAATCGGAACATCCGGATAGCAAGGCAAAGATTCTTTATAAACTTACACAAAAGGGTATCGATCTTCTTCCTGTATTTATTGAGATCTATATGTGGGCGGAAAAGTATTTCGATATTCCGAAAGAAATCAAAGCTGCGTTAAAAGATGTTAAGAAGGACAAGGAATCCTTTGTTAGATCGATGGCGAAAGAATTGAGAAAGTAA
- a CDS encoding SDR family NAD(P)-dependent oxidoreductase, whose amino-acid sequence MKQTILVTGASSGIGLLLANKLHQSGHTVIGTSRNPQEHSSLPFKLLELDISSDSSIESFPKRLFSQIQSLDVLINNAGYLVSGLAEETPIELGKQQFETNFWGTVKLTNQLLPHFRNQRHGKIITVGSILGLIGLPNVSYYSASKHSLEGYFKVLRFELQDFNIKVSMVEPMGFKTNIGTSAVRSKLEIDDYNLLRKQTAAFSKETFDKAPTPEPVVNTVIEIINQKDPKFNFPVGQGASFILTMQHYAYKAFESSILKRLHKAKL is encoded by the coding sequence ATGAAACAGACAATTTTAGTAACAGGAGCTTCTTCGGGCATCGGACTACTTCTTGCCAATAAACTCCACCAGAGCGGTCATACCGTCATCGGAACCAGCCGCAATCCGCAAGAACATAGTTCTTTACCTTTTAAATTATTAGAATTAGATATTTCTTCCGACAGCTCAATTGAGTCCTTCCCGAAACGTCTTTTCAGTCAGATACAAAGTTTAGATGTTCTGATAAATAATGCAGGTTATTTGGTATCTGGTCTCGCTGAGGAAACTCCTATCGAACTAGGAAAACAACAATTCGAGACAAATTTTTGGGGAACAGTAAAACTCACCAATCAGCTATTACCTCATTTCAGAAATCAAAGACATGGAAAAATTATTACAGTTGGATCTATTCTAGGTTTAATCGGTCTTCCTAATGTTTCTTATTATTCGGCCTCGAAACATTCTCTTGAAGGTTACTTTAAAGTACTTCGTTTTGAATTACAGGATTTTAATATAAAAGTGAGTATGGTTGAGCCGATGGGTTTCAAAACCAATATCGGAACTAGCGCAGTTAGATCAAAATTGGAAATTGACGATTATAATCTACTTCGCAAACAAACAGCTGCATTCTCAAAAGAAACATTTGATAAAGCGCCTACTCCCGAACCGGTTGTAAACACCGTGATCGAAATTATAAATCAAAAAGATCCGAAATTCAATTTTCCGGTCGGCCAAGGCGCTTCATTTATTCTTACAATGCAACATTATGCATACAAAGCTTTCGAGAGTTCGATCTTAAAAAGATTACATAAAGCGAAATTATAA